TATATcttaattatttgtatattaCAATATGAGATTATATATGTCATTTTTTTCCATTAATCATCAGATGAGATGTAAACTTATTCTAATAAATGAAATTTAATCACCACCTAATAGCTAACCATGATATTCTATGCTTAACAagagtataaatatttttttaagagttTAGTTAACAAGTAGTGTTCTAAAAATACTTAATAAGGTACTAAGTATGGAAATATTTTGCTAAAAGACTAAagattataaaatttaaaaaataaaaataattaaaacacgTCATCATTTCcgcaaccaaaaaaaaaaaaaaacaaaaaaaattccaactgtctcaccaaatattttttctaaatcaCGCCCCCTACATTTTTTTTCAAGAGGCACACATTCTAGGTTTGTTTCTAagaatagaatagaataaaaCATTGAGAACAAGGTAAAATACTGAtaaatagagacacaaaattttgtgttcttatattctatttggtgataaactaaaataaattatgaaaattcaatttattctcatttttttattcaaaaaatttgagataaaaaatataacaataaaagatataattatgaaaaattaacaaaaataatgaaagaaaaaataaaaaataagttgtgttcTTTGTTAGTGTCTCTGTGTCTTTCTTGTCAGAATGGACACAAAATACATTAATACAGTGTTTCTAGACACATTATCTCTGTCTATGTCTCTTCTATCAAACACGATTTTGTGTCTCAGTGTCCCAATCTCAATATGTAAACAAATGCAACCTATATGACAAAGGGCTTTTTACTACTCAAATAAcgttttatataattatattcttttttttatatcgGTTTTTTAGATGATCATTATACTATTATTAATGTAAAagagtaattatttaaataattgaatGCACGTATAGATTTGtagaaaaagggaaaaaggtTAAAGTTTGGTAATAATTGAAGATGACCAATTTGGTTTTTCAGGTGTCAGTGGTGGCCCCTAACATTCCGGCAATGTATGAGATGCATTTTGCTGTGCCAATGGCAGGTGGTGTACTCAACACCATTAACACTCGTCTTGATGCTCATAACATAGCCACAATTCTCAATCATTCCGAAGCCAAATTCTTCTTTGTGGACTATGAATATGTCTCCAAGGCAAAAGAAGCACTTCAATTACTCAACAATTATGCCCCCAAATATTTTCCACTAGTCATTCTCATACAAGACACAAATTTAGAAAGTAACTCGCCCACCAAAATTACCAAGTTTGGTGATGATCATTATGAATATGAACAATTGATCCGAAAGGGTGACCCAAATTATGTCCCAATTGAAATCAAAGATGAATGGGATCCAATTGCATTGAATTATACATCAGGGACTACCTCGTCACCCAAAGGAGTTGTCTACACTCACAGGGGAACATTTCTTAGTACCTTAAGCAACATATTAACATGGGGTATGGGAACACAACCGGTTCTCCTATGGACACTACCCATGTTCCATGGTAATGGGTGGGCCTTCACCTGGGGTGTGGCGGCGCGTGGCGGCACCAATGTGTGCCTACGTTACACTACAGCCGGCAACATTTTTAGAAACATTTCGGATCATCACGTGACACACATGTGTTGCGCCCCTATAGTCTTTAGTATTATCTTGGAATCCAAGGAAAGCGAGCGCCGACAGATTAAATCCCCGGTGCAAATCTTGGCCGCAGGATCGCCTCCGCCGGCGACTCTGCTCCATCAGATTGAGTTAATTGGGTTCCACGTCACACATTGCTACGGGTTGACTGAGTCAACAGCGGCCGCGCTTTCGTGTGAATGGAACCACGAGTGGAACAAACTACCAAGAGAGGAACAAGCAAGGTTGAAATCGTTTCAAGGGATTGGATCATTGATGCTTGAGGATGTGGATGTGAAGGATTTGGAAACAATGGAG
The Arachis stenosperma cultivar V10309 chromosome 7, arast.V10309.gnm1.PFL2, whole genome shotgun sequence genome window above contains:
- the LOC130941416 gene encoding trans-cinnamate:CoA ligase, peroxisomal-like; protein product: MNDLPKYEANSSALSPINFLKRASSCYANQTSVIYEGTHFTWQQTYERCRRLASSLRSFNIAKNDVVSVVAPNIPAMYEMHFAVPMAGGVLNTINTRLDAHNIATILNHSEAKFFFVDYEYVSKAKEALQLLNNYAPKYFPLVILIQDTNLESNSPTKITKFGDDHYEYEQLIRKGDPNYVPIEIKDEWDPIALNYTSGTTSSPKGVVYTHRGTFLSTLSNILTWGMGTQPVLLWTLPMFHGNGWAFTWGVAARGGTNVCLRYTTAGNIFRNISDHHVTHMCCAPIVFSIILESKESERRQIKSPVQILAAGSPPPATLLHQIELIGFHVTHCYGLTESTAAALSCEWNHEWNKLPREEQARLKSFQGIGSLMLEDVDVKDLETMESVKRDGKTMGEIVLRSSGLMKGYLKDKQSTFEAFKNGWFHTGDVGVVHPNGYIQIKDRCKDIIISGGENISSIEVESVLYRHPKISEAAVVGMPHPRWGESPCAFVALKKVTDCDGVSEDEIIAYCRENLPHYMVPKMVKFVEELPKTSTGKVQKFELREIAKAFVESENNTNYKNNVSQAVSRL